The Acipenser ruthenus chromosome 26, fAciRut3.2 maternal haplotype, whole genome shotgun sequence genomic sequence ctatgctttaatgAAAATAAGAACAACACAAAGATCCAGCGTTTATATGCAATGTTAGAAAATGCGTGCCCCGGAGGCCACACAAGTGAATCAAATGCAGTGgaacacaaaattaaaaaacattgaaaagggAAGGTGTAATGTGCCTATATAGCCACAGGAGGTCAGTATTGTCCAGATTTAAAATATgcaaaaacgaaataaaacaacaaataatgcaatatTAAACTATTCATATATCGCATTAATTATGTTATTGTTATGAGTGTTTagtgttaaaatattttactgtCGTTAATAAATTAAGAGTTATCCATTGGAGTCGCTCCATAATTAATTATTGATCAAGAAGGACATGGTTCTGTTATTTAACGACTGCTGAACTGACCAATCATTTAGCCTCTTCGGAGTCTCTGCCAATGAGATTAAACGGGTGGGTTCTATTTTAAGGTGGCGTAGGGCGGTGCTGCTGTATTTAAACCCCCATCTCGGTGATGTTTGATTCAGAAGCACCTTAAGGAGAATTTTGACGAAGGTTAGTTTGCAGCGAGCATCACAGGTAATGGTTCTAAAGTGTTTTACTGAAAgcatagtaaaatgaacacataatattGTCTATGGATTTCGTGAGCAACGCTAATCGAAGGACGGGTTTTGTGTATTTTCCGAATGAAAAACATGTAAACGTTAATGGAAtgcggcttttttttttttttaaaagaacaattgTGTATAGGTGTCCATACTAGACTAAATATATACGGTTATATTCTTTGAATTGGAGAtgtgtgtggtaatatattgaTGTAAGCTACATTCCTGTAAAAATGAACTGatgtgcatttattattattttatgtgcaAAAAaatgctagatttttttttattttttggggggggaggagGCTGGGCACCACGCCCGCCTTATTGCTATCGAGTCTGAGGTAACCACCATTTCGCAACATTTTTTAATAACGTCGTTTAAGGCacgagatttaatatatatatatatatatatatatatatatattgcagtcgTGCTTGAGTTCGTCCTGCAATTCAGTAGTGTGAGCTGGTGGAACACATGGTGTGGTACTGCGCACTCCTTGTGTAGTCTAGTAAGGAGACTGCAGCTGGTACACGTTTATCTGCAGTTCTGTCTGAAGCAAGCCTACACCACAGATAAGTAGCTGTCTGGAAAACTATAGTTTTCCTATTGTAACTGGTATGCTGCAACATACCGACATACTCAGAAGTACCCTGCATACCGTGGCTGTTGCATTTGTAGTATTACAATAcaagtattacttgtattgtaacgcttgaaatgtttttgcttacgattgtaagtcgccctggataagggcgtctgctaagaaataaataataataataataatagtaagacgAGTACACCGTCTCACCAGAAAAGTGgtgcagaaggaggttaagtgacatgctcaagATCAGACAGTGAGGTGAGCCAGAATTTGAATtgggtacctcctggttacaagccctcttATTTAGCCACTGGATGACACAGCCTCCAGAAGGTATACTACAGAGCAACGTTCCTAAATCATAgccttatgtttttattttataaattctaTTGGTGCAGAAATAAACATTAACAGAATGCATAGatcaaaaaattataattttaaatgaagGAATTGTACCCTTGTTAGCATAATTATGGGCGCTACTGCATTTGCTTGAATTTGCGCAGCAGCTGGAAAGCTTCATTTTCTTGGCTTGGGCACTCCCTCTTAACTGAAGAAAGACTGCACACACCCTGTTTTGCAATCCAGCACACTGGAGACTGGCATTGTGCAAGTTACAGGAAGGTGTGTGGGGAGAACAGCACAATATCCACTTCATCAGCAGAGTTGTATAAAGAGTATTGGGAGCCAGAGAGAGCGTGGAAAGGGACTATAGCAAAATCATTGCCAGCATTTTATCCGATAAGGGAACCGCTTTTAAATAAGGGTGCAGTCCTTTATTCTGCTGGGCGGTTGGGTAGATCAcaagtaaatgctttgaaaatatggtcctAGGTGCTTTTAAGTTATTCTGTACATTTTAATgattggtaattttttttttttttttaaattctagcAGATTTGTTAGTCTAGTACTGCTTGTtgccaaatacaattaaaatagaaGCTGGGGCATTTTCACTTTTGTGGCTTTCACTTCCCCATTTGCAGGTCCTTTCACGGCCGATCTGCTGAGATATAGGTGTGTCTTATGGCCCTCTTCTATTTATATAAGCAGGTAGTTTTCAGTAGAACAACAAAGGCACTGTGTGAGAATTGCATAGCAAAGACTTCTGCTTTATGGAAGGTTGGGACTGCACCGGCCGCAAAATCCCTATTTGCACACTGAACAGTTACTGGTCCAAGGAATGCTTAACTAAAATAAAGCGTACAAAATTAACTCCACATTAAATATACAACAAACTTCATCCAACAATCATTCAAGGTCAGATCAAATATCATGTCAGTGGGTCTGATCAAAATCAAAAATCTGtgaaataatacttttttttttttttaaaagactctTCCAAAATGTCAGACAAGCCGGTCATTAAAGAGGATGTGGAGAAGTTCAACAAGAAGAGTCTGAAGAGGGTTAGTACTTCGGAGAAGAACACGCTTCCAAACCAAGAAAGTAAGTGTTGCAGAGTCTGGGGGTGGTGGAACTTGGCTCTTCAGCTCAGATGAGGCCTGTGTTGCTGGTCAGGACACCCCATAGCCGCCTTTGCAAAAGGGCCATGTTTTATGTGTGGATTAACAATATTATTTCCAATCCAATTAAAACTAGTTGATATGCAGGTATTTACATTCAATAACCGCTATACAGATAGCAATGCCTAATTCAAATAGTCCATTATTTGATAGTAATGTAAGTCCATTACAGGCACTGCAGTCACGCTTCCGTTTTATAGCAAGACCAGCTCGTCCAGGTGCGCTGGTATGCGATATGGTCAttctgtcaaatatttttccTCAGATTGCCTTATCTTAAAGAAATACTTTAGGAACTTCACCTTGTGAAGACTTTGTATGCAGATTTGTTACAAGATTGCATTCCAATGCTGTCAAAGTTGGTGTGACCTACTTTATCATTATAATTCATTATAACTAATAGAAACTTTTGTAATTCAATTGCAATTATCTATTTACGTTATCCTTGGCAGGGTTATTACAATACACTTTGTTCAGTTGTCCTGCTCTGCCAGTACTTTAGATAATACCAAAAAAAGAGAAAGCAGCAAAAAATGAGTTATTTTATTTCCAATTATGGCTGTTTACGGTAGCCTTAACCCAATGAGCGCACTCCCAAAGAATTTAGCAACCGATTCCCTTCTGTGCTTTATTCTGGGTGTCCGGGTCTAAACATAGACAGTCTCATCCCATCTCCAGATCCTGAATATCCCCCCCTCACTTAACAATGATGCAAATCTTGACAAAGGCTTGTTGCCCAGTTTGGTAATTCCGTGTTTTGAATCCGTCATTCTAACAGATTCTTGTATACAGTGCTTGAGGCACCTTGACCGCATGGACTGATACACACTGATAATCCGTTCCAGTACTGCACCATCAGATTAAAGGGTCTCCTCtattgggggagggggagagactaTGTATTTGAAACTTTGCCCCAGTCTGACATTCCTTCCTGTGTGTTCTGTCCCCAGCCATCGAGCAGGAGAAGAAATTAAATGCTGAAGGGAGAACATGAAGGAGGAGCGGTCCTGCACCAGCTGCACATTCCCTGCGTCTCTACCTGTCCTCCATCACTTCAACACTTTCACAGCACTCCTGTTGGGCAGGGCTGGGGAAGCAGAGGGAGCAACTGCAGACCATGTGCTAGTGTAGCTTGTAAAAATCTGCTTTGTGATTTCACTGCAGGAGGGGAAAGGGGGTTCATCGCTGACGCATCTTTAAGTGTTCACATGGGTTTTCCAGCTAGTCTGTAGTGGATAGATGTCTTCAAAGATTAACATGTATTGTATCTGGTGCCACATAAGTTGTCTTCCTTTTtaagaaatgtataaaataaataaaaaaaaatacaaaatgtaaatgtgttaaagtggatttttttaatattttgtcttGCATTTTATTCTGGATAAGTAAATTTGGTTTTAGCGGAAAGTGAATTCATTTTTGAAAGTCGGTTTTAGTATTTTAGACCTGACTTCCACAAGTTGACAGCTAAATGTAGAGTATCTAAAGCCATAGTTAGATTTTAGTAAAACAAGAGTATTTGACTGCAGCAAAATAAGACCTGCATGACATTAGATTGTGAATCATTGCAGAGGAAATGCTGAATagcaaatgcattttctttattcTATAAACGTAATTGTGTTCTGCGGAGTGTTTCAACGGGGTGTTATAAGGGTGGGACGGGGAATGTTAAAACCAGAAACTGAAAACCCGGATGTGACTGCTCCATGCTGTGGAGAAGCATCCAATCACAGCGCACTCAACCTGGCTTCCTGCCAGGCTTCACCCACCCCTGAACATTCTGGAGCAAGAGACACTTTCAAAGATAAACATGGATTGTCTCATACACAAGATCCAACTGGTGGTGTTATTGTGAGTGACTCATTCTCCTGGGTGTCGGTTTCATAGTGGGCGGCACTCTGGGCCAGGGATAACCAGAAGCAACTCCAAAGCATCCTTCATACACATAACATATTGCAAGTTTAGAAAAGAAGCATGCTATGAAACATTTCCAGTAGAAGTTATTGAGTCATTTAAATAAGTTGATTGTCATCGCCCTCCCCTCaccaaaacaaattaattattaaatgacACTGTATTTGTGGATGAGGGGTTTTGGGGGAACTAGTGCTTACACTTTCCAAACTGCTGAACCATATGTCAAATGAAGAACTAAACTATCGCAAATCATTGATTGAAAACAGACAGCTATTCTGTCCCAATTTAACTATTTTCACATCCTTGTTTAAATTTGCGAATGTGCCCTTTATGTCCATAAGCATTCATGCTCAAATAGTTTTCAATATTCTAACTTCCCCGTCCCAGACCATGGCCATGTTAATAAATCATTAGCAGGCCGACATACATGGGACTGCAGAGCCTTCTGTGGCACACCACTGCTACATAGTCTTTCAGATCCTTGTGTCTGtgctttaaacatgtaaaaactgaaaacaaacttGAAATGAGTGAAGTAACAGAATCAACAAGGAGACATCCGAGATATGAACACAGTGTCATAAGAGAGTGGAGCAGCACAGTATTTTTTCATCTTGGTAGTTCAATGCAGCAGTGATGCATGTAGAAAGTTAAATAGAAAGCTGTTAGTCCTGTTTTCCAGTTTGCCGTTAGGTTGTAATGTTAAGTACAGACCTGCAGACTCTCCCACTTTTGGCAAAAACGTTCCATTGCTTGTTACTCAATGGTTAACAAAAAGGCTCCTTTGTTTACATTTAAGGCCAGGTTTATTGGTCAAATACAAACCTGTGTAATCAAGATGCTCTATGTTGTGTTTTTTGCACAGTATTGAATATCAGTCTAAGCAGTGCTCCACACTGTTTAACACAATGCCATGTTTTCTTTGATTAAAGAGCAAAGCTAAATGCTATTTTAAttgttgcctttttattttgtatctctttCTATTTTATGGTGTGCTATTCCTTTgaatggttctgggttctgttgctccaaacCTGAGTTATTGCCATTTTTATCATGAAAAATCCCAAGTGCTGGCAGTGATCACAGTTTTCATCCTTGGTCTTAAACATGCTCTCTCCTGCCCCAGCAGTCATAGTACCTGATCCCTGAGAGTGAGGCTCCCCCTGCCTCCACACGCCAGACTGGAGCCAGAGCCAGTGCCTCAGGCAGCCTGCCTCTTAGTGTctcttcagtttgtttatttgagttGCTTCAATTTGGGGATGGAGCGC encodes the following:
- the LOC117963447 gene encoding thymosin beta-like, whose product is MSDKPVIKEDVEKFNKKSLKRVSTSEKNTLPNQETIEQEKKLNAEGRT